A segment of the Hemitrygon akajei chromosome 10, sHemAka1.3, whole genome shotgun sequence genome:
aattcttttaaaaaaaaggattgaCAAAAGTTAAAGATGCAGAAACTATCCATCCTTTAAGAGTGACTAAGAAAAGTTCAAAAGCTTCTATTAAGTGTTCTTAAATAATTCCACGCCTGATGTTTGCTGATCTGCCTCCAGAAGATCTTCCTGGAAATCTGCTGGCACGAAATCCAGGTATTGCAGCTAACTGACCTGGGGTAAAATCTGATGGGTTAAAATGTGGTCTGAATGGTGGCAGTGTCCCTGGTATTGGTCCCAATCTTGCTCCTGATCCAGGTAAAAAGCGATTGACAGGGTCTCCTCTGTAAGGCAGCTGAAAATGCTCATCGTATTCTCCTCCAATAATACCAGGTGGATAAAAACGGTGGGGTTCAATCGGAAAGGGATTGAACGGACTAGGCTGACCAGGAAATAAAGGCAAAACTGGTGGCATATACAAGGGAAATCTTTGCATCCTTCTCCACCTTGTTGCATACTTTTCCTTGTAGAGCTTGAAAAACAAATGGAAATGTTTAAGTTAGAACAGCATCTGTACAAACATAAAGATAACATTAATGAGGTGCATCTTTATTCAATTCCTTTCCTTCTAATTATCTTAGTTATTGTGATTCAGCTAAGAAAGGAGGCAGACCTGCTTCCAAGGTATGTATGAGAGTATTGTGGGTGATTTGCTGTGACAGTCATTTTTTGGTGCAACATAAAACCATTATTCCAATTGGATAAGTCTACACAGCAGTACCAATGAAATTAAGAAATTGATATTAATATATTGGGCAAGATAAACCACTATATTCAGTCAAATGTTTGattccaattaaaaaaaaacacaattgtgACTGAAATGTTACTGGTGTAATTTCAAAATAAAATGCAATTCATTAAAATCTGTTTGACTGTGTATTTATTCACTTAGATAATTGAATAAAAGCTCTActtactttcttccaatcatggCTGTTTGTTCTCGAGTCTGGTTCAAAAATGAAAATCCTCAATTTAGTAGGCAGACAAATGAAATATCACTAGAAAATTGGCACCAAATGCTAGACTATGTCTTTACACAGAAATAAGGTTCACTCAATAGATTGCTACCAGCATTTTAAAAAACTAATTTCACAGCTATATTACACACTAATAATAAAATATGCTTGGTGTTTCCAATGAAATACCAAGAAGTTTCCACTTTCTATGGATAATGTTTTAAGAATGTTGAATCAGAATCAATTTCAATACcactggcatacgtcatgaaattggTTTTATAGTGACTgtaatacattgcaatacataatataaaaactataaattacaataagaaatatatataaaaattaagttatgcagtgcaaaaagagaacaaaaatataaTGAGATAGAGTACATGGCTTCATTGttcgtttagaaatctgatggcagaggatagAAGCTGTTCCAGCGCTGCTGGACAAGATCACAGAGAGAGGAGTGGTAGTGCAGCAAATGTTGCATCCATTCCTTTCAGATAACACAGCCGTTGTACTTCAATAGTAAAATTTCCATAAGTGCCTGAACTATCAGCCTTCTGTTGCCATTACTTTAGTAGCTGCTTTGTTAGGCCACTGAGCAGAATGAATGTCAGCTTACCTCTAAAGTCCCTCATGTACAGAAATCTCCAAAGCAACTGGTCATTGGTAGCCGTATGAAGATCCCGGCAAACTGCTGACAGAGATAAGATGGAGAGTACATCCAAAAAACGGAAAATCCGTAATTTGAGTTCCGGAGGGAGAACCACAAGACCAAACACATCAGGGAGATTCAAAGCTAGAAGGAAACCAAATTTATAAGAAAAAAAGTTACTTCTGCTGCAGAAGAATTCTGAAGAAGGTTGCAATGAAGCCAATCTTTGTTTTGTTTTACTAATTTCAAATAACAATTTTAAAATGCAATACTTGCATAATTCTACTGCAAAATGCTTAAAATTAAATAGCAAGAGAAACTGTACTACAAAAGTTAAAACTTCTATAAACTTCTCAAATTTAAACACACTACAGCCataaaacattttaaaagtaTATTATAATTTGTGCCCTTTTACAGATTATGTGGTATAAAGATTTGTGCCGCAGCAGATCAGGGCATATTTAGTTTAACAAGAAAGCAGCAGGTTTTGAAGCCAACCAGTCACAAACCACTGAAATTAATGCTCATGCAATGAGTAATTGACCATGATTAGTGCAACGCTTTAGTACAGGTGAACCAggctcaattcccgccactgcctgtaagagtttgtacgttctccctgtgaccgcgtgagtttcttctgggtgctccagtttcctctaacattccaaagacataccggttgataggttaattggtcattgcaaaatgtcctgtgattaggctagcattaaattggGAGATTTCTGGGCggagtggctcaaagggccagacgGGCCTACTCCCTGctgataaatataaataaataaatacatttctcAGGAACTTTGTTCAGCCTTCTAAAAGAGGATTAAAGAAATTACAAAATGTAAAACATTATTGCTAGAAGGAAAAGCAATATTTTCAACAATAAGAATTCCTCTGCTGATCCTGATCACAGTAAGGAAAGATGGAGCCCAAGGTTTTTACCTTGTCTGGCACTGGCAAGCAAAGGATACACCAGCTGATCTTTGAACGTGCAGGATAGTTTCTGTAGATCTTTGTACACTTGTGCAGCATTCTCacctggcaaaaaaaaaaacaaattggatACAATTAGGAATGGCTGGTAAAATAGTTTCAGATCTAGGCATTCACTGTATCCAAATTAGTACAACTACAGTTATACTTTTCCATATGATCGGATTGTTTAAttataaagagaaaaagaaaacactTGGCTCTCAACCCAATTTCCTTAAAAAGATTTTGAAGCTATTATACATTAACCTAAGTAGTAAAAAGTAATATCTCATAATTACTATTTTAATAAAGATTTTCTATTCTACTTCATGTTTGATTTACTTGACCGCCAAAGTTGAAATAGCAATCCCCCAAATTGAAAAACAGTAATTGCGTGTTTCATAGGGACAAGAACAAAGCAAACCTATAAACAAACAAGCATATTCAAGGGCAAGAtaatgatgcaaatgactgcttGGTCTATTAGAAAAACAGGAaaaaattctcttaaaagacaATTGTAACGAGCTCCAAGGTGTTATGGAAATTGCTTATGTCCTACACTAGTGGGCTCTAaagtattttttttgtaattaacTCGGATAACCTGATCTCTGACTAAATGAGTAAACATGAAATTGAATGCACAAGATTATTCGACATGGTGGGTAAGTTTCATGTCTGAGACTAGGTTAATACCTGTAGGTGTCAAATTGTGATTCCCGGTGAGCAGAAATGGAGAACAGCAGAATACGAATGCACAATCTGTGTTGGGCTAAAATACAGTCTGCTTAATGCTGCCATACAACTTTTACCTAAGTAATTATTACAATAAATGTATTTTTATGATCATTTTCTGTAAGTAAATAAAGTTTCAGATTCCATTTATAAAACTACATGAAAGCTTACCGAGAATATTTGGGTGAACGTAGGACACAGGTAATAACTGCAGTTTCTTTATACTTTTGATATTCTCATTGATCTTCAATGTAGCTGTTGGAAAACGTTCAAATGGAATCAGCACACACTAATACGTTCACAAGCAAATGAATTATGTTAAAGCTCTTGCATTATTCCACCTTTATTTGAGAAATTCTAAACTTAAGGGACTTGATGGCAGCATATTGGAACCCTTTAGGTGGGAGCAAGTTCACTTCTCTTCTTACGTGCCCAAAATTTGAGGAGCTCCCAATATCAGTTCCATATTAGATGCTTAGCTACTAGAATTAATTTCAGTGAGGCATTGGAAACATCTTTAGCACCTGATCTAAGGACTGAAGAGGGTCTTAAATATGTTTACAATTTTGGATTACTTATTATCCCTATCTAAAAATTAAAATGGCTTTGTTATCCATTTACTCATAACAGATACATATGCAAAGCAATGAAAGAGAACTGCACTTTTAGAAATGCTGTCTAAGTATAACACTTTAATTGCAGCTCTGCTTCATTAGGTGAACTCACAATATCTCATTATAGACTGTGAATAATAGGGATTTCTCCCAGATACTGGACaatattttttatataaagaaaaatactgaaaTATATTAATTGGTCCTAAACAAGAGGGTAACAGGAGGGTCATTTGAAACAAATGGAAAAGGACTAATTATTTGGATCAAAAATTATCAATTCAAATATCTAAACTTAGAAGCACCACTGAACAGTCATTACAGTATTCTAGCAGTTACCCTagatacagtgccttgtaaaaacaTTCAACCCCCACAACTATGCTCACATTTTActgcctcattttctaaattttatATATATCTCGAAGTacattttgagctaatctacaaaacattgtgcatcatatcaaatcaaaagaaaaaatacaaaatctgtcaacaatttactagaaattaaaaaccaaaattatgagactgaaaaagtattcattgcctatgtaattactatgctaactttgCAATATATTACTGtaccaatttgttgatgtagaaaattgcagGGTtatctgttttcaatgaattcataataaGCATCCCCTCTCTCTGCAAGATCCAACGGAATTTTCAACAGACCGAACCAAAATGAAGATAAAAGCACGTTCAAGGCAAGTCATGGAAataataatagagaagcacaaaccATCTCAAGGGCActgaagggtacaagaccatatCAAAGGCACTGAACGTACCTCACAGCTCAGTGTAGTCCATTGTGAAATAgtggaaaaatatgaaaccacagctacACTACCTAAGGCAGGCCGCCCCTCTGAAGTAGGCTGGCAGGGAAGAATGGCACTATTGTGAAGCCAACTTCACTCAGGATGAGCTGGAGacgtcagtggctgcaactggagatgaagttcattgCTCTACAATCTCTAAGGCCTATTTATGGAGGAGTGTCAAGGAAGAAGCTCTGGCTAGAGACAAGCATATCCTCGCCGATTAAGACTTAggaaagcatcacttagaagatactgtaaagatgtggaagaaagtcTTGTAGTCAGAAGACTAATATAGAAATTTTTGGTCTCAACACTAAGCGGTACGTGTGGCACAAATATAAACTGTACGTCTGCCAGGTAACACCATTCCCACtctaaagtatggtggaggtagcatcattcTTTTTAGCAggagggactggaaatctggtcaggattgatgggaatataaatgctgctaaatacagagaaatcctagATAAAAAACCTACTAGCCTACTAGCCTTTGCCCGGAAAacaaactggggaggaagtttgtctttctgCAGTACAGTGACTCGGGCACATTGCAGGCTCACAgcaacatagaatatagaaaactacagcatattgcaggccctttggcccacagtgttgtgccaaccatgtaacccacactagaaactgcctagaattaccctaccataTCGCCTTCTATTttactcagctccatgtacctatctaagagtctcttaaaagaccctatcgtatccgcctccaccactgttgctggcatcccattccatacacccaccactctctgagtgagaaaCTTACCCGACATCCCTTCAGTACCTACatccaagcgccttaaaactatgccctctcgtattagccattttagcccaggataaaaaagcctctggccatccacatgatcaatggctctcatcatcttatgcacctctatcaggccaactctcatcctctgtcactccaaggagaaaaggacacattcactcaacctattctcataaggcacgctctccaatccaggcaacatcctcgtagatctcctctgcactctctctatagtatacacattcttcctgtagtgcggtgaccagaactgaacacagtactccaagtggagtctgaccaaggtcttatataactgtaatattacttcatggctcttgaactcaatcccatggttgatgaatgtcaacacaccatatgccttcataacaacactgtcaacttgtgcagcagctttgagtgtcctatggaaacGAACcctaagatctctctgatcctccacactgccaagagacttacctttaatactatattctgccttcaaatttgacctactaaaatgaaccagtTCACACCTATTTGgggtgaactccatctaccactttttagccctgttctgcatcctatcaatgtcccactgtaacctctaacaATCATCCAGACTATGCagaacacccctaacctttgtgtcatcagcaaaaatactaacccacccttctacttcttcatccaggtcatttattttaaaaaaatcacaaagaggagggaccccagaacagatctctgtggaacaccactggttagtgacctccatgcagaatacgaaccatctacaaccaccctttgtcttTTGTGGGCAactcagttctggatccacaaaacagggtctccttggatcccatgcctccttacttgctGAATGAGCCCTGCATGGGAAACTTTATCAAAtctcttactgaaatccatatacactacatccactgctctacttccatcaatatgttttgttacatctttaaagaattcaatcaggctcataaggcacaacctgcccttgacaaagccatgctggctatccctAAACAGATTTtgtctttccaaatgctcataaatcctgcctctcaggatcttctccaacaacttgcccaccactgaagtaagacccactggtctataatttcctgtgttatctctactccctttcttgaacaagggaacaatatttgcaaccctccaatcctccggtacttctgcctctgttgatgatgcaaagatcatcgcaagaggctcagcaagctcctccctcacttcccacagtagcctggagtacatctcatcaGGTCAGCTTTtcaaagctccagtacatcctctttcttaatgtccataCACTCGAAGTgcttcagtccgctgtaagtcattccCACAATTGCAAAGgttcttttcactggtgaatactgaagcaaagtattcattaagtacctccgctacctcctccggttccatgaACCCGTTTCTACTATCACACCTAATTAGTCCTATTTTCACACGGCccgtcctcttgctcttcacatacttgtagaatgccttggggttttctttaatcctactcaccaaggccttctcatggtcccttctagctctcctaatttcattcttaagatccctcctggcaaccttgtaattttctagaactctatcagtacctagtacctagtttcttttcttcttaactagattttatACATTctctgtacaccatggttcctttaccccaccatcctttccctgcctcaatggaaatacctatgcagaacgccatgcaaatgctcctggaacatttgccacatttctgtcgtGTATtttctgagaacatctgctcccaagttcctgcctaatagtatCATATTTCCcactaccccaattaaatgttttcccaaaatgtctgctcctatccctctccagcactacctccaaaatgttctcccaccaagagatctgacacctgaccaggttcatttcccaatgtcagatcaagtacagttgatctagttggcttatctacatattgcatcaggaaaccttcctgaacacacctaaaacTCCAAcccatttaaaccccttgctctaaggagatgccagttaatattaggaaagttaaaatctcccatcacaacaaccttattattattgcactgttccagaatctgcctcctgaTATCCTTGccactattggg
Coding sequences within it:
- the fbxo7 gene encoding F-box only protein 7 produces the protein MKLRVRIQRQRGWVELEEDEPTLGDLRSKITNSFLPSLGYNTDTEFKISLNGKDALTDDQLTMKSIGIVTGDLICLIVPDSTSASASATDLNIREQPSCSHAAPNQIRENNVSGSETSHNDDFLTVQQSEANLLISSSDDMSMTLEETKYPHEPMLCSEAIDGQVPHSLETLYQSAQCTDLKDALIVVLHLLMLEAGYIPQDSNQNVVQMPENWKNGGLYRLQYNHSLCEDGSATLSCIPMGNLVVVNATLKINENIKSIKKLQLLPVSYVHPNILGENAAQVYKDLQKLSCTFKDQLVYPLLASARQALNLPDVFGLVVLPPELKLRIFRFLDVLSILSLSAVCRDLHTATNDQLLWRFLYMRDFRDSRTNSHDWKKLYKEKYATRWRRMQRFPLYMPPVLPLFPGQPSPFNPFPIEPHRFYPPGIIGGEYDEHFQLPYRGDPVNRFLPGSGARLGPIPGTLPPFRPHFNPSDFTPGQLAAIPGFRASRFPGRSSGGRSANIRRGII